In Clostridium sp. SY8519, one genomic interval encodes:
- a CDS encoding 2-isopropylmalate synthase, translated as MRNVYMNDHNNLLQLEERFYELVDVKKPVTFHNLFPYEEIPKIAFNDRVVPHNMPEEIWITDTTFRDGQQSREPYTTEQMVQIFDYLHRLGGPKGIIRQSEFFLYSKKDRDAVYKCMERGYEFPEITSWIRASKKDFQLVKDLGLKETGILVSCSDYHIFYKLRMTRKEAMNHYLDVIRECLETGVRPRCHLEDITRADIYGYVIPFCNELSKLSEEYGIPIKVRACDTMGYGVNYPGAVIPRSVPGIIYGLKTHAGLPSSMIEWHGHNDFYKAVSNSSTAWLYGASGVNCALFGIGERTGNTPLEAMVFEYAQFKGGLDGMDTTVITELAEYYEKELGYHIPERTPFVGKNFNVTRAGIHADGLLKNEEIYNIFDTEKFLNRPPLVSVSNTSGAAGIAHWINTYYRLPQERQIDKNSELVTRLKKWVDTMYEEGRVTVLTDRELVVKITEICQQLKITL; from the coding sequence ATGCGCAATGTTTATATGAATGACCATAATAATCTGCTTCAGCTGGAGGAGCGGTTTTATGAACTGGTGGATGTGAAGAAGCCGGTGACTTTTCACAATCTGTTTCCTTATGAAGAAATTCCGAAAATCGCTTTTAATGACCGTGTGGTTCCCCATAATATGCCGGAGGAAATCTGGATTACCGATACCACATTCCGTGACGGCCAGCAGTCCAGGGAGCCATATACCACGGAACAGATGGTTCAGATCTTTGACTATCTCCACCGGCTGGGAGGGCCAAAGGGCATTATCCGGCAGAGCGAGTTTTTCCTGTACAGCAAAAAGGACAGGGACGCCGTGTATAAATGTATGGAGCGGGGATATGAGTTCCCGGAAATCACCAGCTGGATCCGCGCCAGCAAGAAGGATTTCCAGCTGGTAAAGGATCTGGGACTGAAAGAGACGGGCATTCTGGTCAGCTGCTCGGATTATCATATTTTTTACAAACTGCGGATGACCAGAAAAGAAGCCATGAATCACTATCTGGATGTGATTCGGGAATGCCTTGAAACGGGAGTTCGTCCCCGCTGCCATCTGGAAGATATTACCAGAGCGGATATTTACGGATATGTGATTCCCTTCTGCAACGAGCTGTCAAAGCTTTCCGAAGAATACGGAATTCCCATCAAAGTGCGGGCCTGCGATACCATGGGATATGGCGTGAACTATCCCGGCGCCGTGATTCCCCGCAGTGTGCCTGGCATTATCTACGGACTGAAAACCCATGCCGGGCTGCCATCTTCCATGATTGAATGGCATGGCCACAATGATTTCTACAAGGCGGTGTCTAATTCGTCCACTGCATGGCTGTACGGGGCTTCCGGTGTCAACTGCGCGCTTTTCGGAATCGGGGAACGTACCGGCAATACGCCGCTGGAGGCCATGGTTTTTGAATATGCGCAGTTTAAAGGCGGCCTGGATGGCATGGATACCACGGTGATTACAGAACTTGCGGAATATTATGAGAAAGAACTGGGGTATCATATTCCTGAGCGGACCCCTTTTGTGGGGAAAAACTTTAACGTAACCCGTGCCGGAATCCATGCGGACGGACTGCTGAAAAATGAGGAAATCTACAATATTTTTGATACAGAAAAGTTCCTGAACCGTCCGCCGCTGGTATCTGTTTCCAATACATCCGGGGCCGCCGGCATTGCCCACTGGATCAATACCTATTACCGTCTGCCCCAGGAGCGCCAAATTGATAAGAATTCAGAACTGGTAACCCGGCTGAAAAAGTGGGTGGATACGATGTACGAGGAAGGCCGTGTCACAGTGCTGACCGACCGGGAACTGGTGGTCAAGATCACAGAGATCTGCCAGCAGCTGAAGATTACATTGTAA